One window of the Anaeromyxobacter dehalogenans 2CP-C genome contains the following:
- a CDS encoding ParA family protein: MRRIAFINEKGGTCKTTLCVHVAARLAARGLRVLVADLDTQGHAGKSLGVDVRGLAPTVHEWLLDDAVPLERVVRPTAVAGLDLLPANKDLAGFPVAVAPAADRAERLDRRLATVGEGRYDAVLIDAPPSLSLVTDNVLRAARELVVPVALTYLALDGCAEIVQSLDRLRAERGAAPAIALVVPTLYRKTQLADEILAKLRERFPGELSRTVLGWSVKVDEAQSHGRTVFEHAPRSSGAAALAAIGDEVLARAPAPAGVTAAAARAAGS; encoded by the coding sequence ATGCGGCGGATCGCGTTCATCAACGAGAAGGGCGGCACCTGCAAGACCACGCTGTGCGTGCACGTGGCGGCGCGGCTCGCGGCGCGCGGGCTGCGCGTGCTGGTGGCCGACCTCGACACCCAGGGCCACGCGGGGAAGTCGCTCGGCGTGGACGTGCGCGGCCTGGCGCCCACCGTCCACGAGTGGCTGCTCGACGACGCGGTGCCGCTCGAGCGGGTGGTCCGGCCCACCGCCGTGGCCGGCCTCGACCTGCTGCCCGCCAACAAGGACCTGGCCGGCTTCCCGGTGGCGGTCGCGCCGGCGGCCGACCGCGCCGAGCGGCTCGATCGCCGGCTCGCCACGGTGGGCGAGGGCCGGTACGACGCGGTGCTGATCGACGCGCCGCCCTCGCTGTCGCTCGTGACCGACAACGTGCTGCGCGCGGCGCGCGAGCTGGTGGTGCCGGTGGCGCTCACCTACCTCGCGCTCGACGGCTGCGCCGAGATCGTCCAGAGCCTGGACCGCCTCCGCGCCGAGCGCGGCGCGGCGCCGGCCATCGCGCTGGTGGTGCCGACGCTCTACCGCAAGACGCAGCTCGCCGACGAGATCCTGGCGAAGCTGCGCGAGCGGTTCCCGGGGGAGCTGTCGCGGACGGTGCTGGGCTGGTCGGTGAAGGTGGACGAGGCCCAGAGCCACGGCCGGACCGTGTTCGAGCACGCGCCGCGGTCGAGCGGGGCGGCCGCGCTCGCCGCCATCGGCGACGAGGTGCTGGCGCGCGCGCCGGCCCCCGCCGGCGTCACGGCAGCGGCGGCCCGAGCGGCCGGCTCCTGA
- a CDS encoding glycerophosphodiester phosphodiesterase, producing the protein MSTPNRRAPRAAGRPLVLGHRGASADAPENTLAAFRLALAQGADGVELDVWRCRTGEVVVVHDEDTGRVAGPRFRVDATPLPELRALDVGAWKGERFRGERIPTLPEVLEALPGAVVNVELKSRGRDLRLAEAVARDVRRAGAEGRVIASSFDYRLVAAFRLAAPEVPVGLLFEPGHRWRLRTALAARLLGAAAVHPDASLVTPARAEAWRARGLAVNAWTVDAPEEVARLTGLGAAALISNLPGRTRAQVRALTGR; encoded by the coding sequence ATGTCCACCCCGAACCGCAGGGCCCCGCGCGCAGCCGGCCGCCCGCTGGTGCTCGGCCACCGCGGCGCGAGCGCCGACGCGCCCGAGAACACGCTGGCCGCCTTCCGCCTGGCCCTGGCGCAGGGCGCCGACGGGGTGGAGCTGGACGTCTGGCGCTGCCGGACCGGCGAGGTGGTGGTCGTGCACGACGAGGACACCGGGCGGGTGGCCGGTCCACGCTTCCGCGTGGACGCGACGCCGCTCCCCGAGCTGCGCGCGCTCGACGTGGGCGCGTGGAAGGGCGAGCGGTTCCGCGGCGAGCGGATCCCCACGCTGCCGGAGGTCCTGGAGGCGCTCCCCGGGGCGGTCGTGAACGTCGAGCTGAAGTCGCGCGGGCGGGACCTGCGCCTGGCCGAGGCGGTGGCGCGCGACGTGCGCCGCGCCGGGGCGGAGGGGAGGGTGATCGCCTCGTCGTTCGACTACCGGCTGGTGGCGGCGTTCCGGCTGGCGGCGCCCGAGGTGCCGGTGGGGCTGCTCTTCGAGCCGGGACACCGCTGGCGGCTGCGCACCGCGCTCGCCGCCCGCCTGCTCGGCGCCGCGGCCGTCCACCCCGACGCTTCGCTCGTGACGCCCGCGCGCGCCGAGGCCTGGCGCGCGCGCGGCCTGGCGGTGAACGCCTGGACCGTGGACGCGCCGGAGGAGGTGGCGAGGCTCACCGGGCTCGGCGCGGCCGCGCTCATCTCCAACCTCCCGGGCCGCACGCGCGCGCAGGTGCGCGCGCTCACCGGACGCTAG
- a CDS encoding cytochrome ubiquinol oxidase subunit I: MTDLLAARALFGTSLAFHIVFAAVGVAMPLFMVLAEWRWRRTGSEVHLELARRWAKGTAILFAVGAVSGTVISFELGLLWPRFMQFAGPIIGMPFSLEGFAFFAEAIFLGIYLYGWGRVGPRLHLAAGWVVAASGATSAFFVTLANVWMNVPAGFELGAGGVAAGAAAIDPFVAMFPPGWQHQVIHVLISCYAATGFAVAGIHAFMLLRERDNPFHRAALRIAFGVGAVAALLQPVSGDFSARQIATTQPVKLAALEGHFRTERGAPLRIGGIPDEERRETPYALEIPYGLSLLAFHDPHAEVLGLEAFPRDRWPNTLLVHLAFQVMVGLGSIMALLAAAWAVLRVRGREPGRWLLRALVVASPFGFLALEAGWLVTEWGRQPFTVWGVLRTADSVTPVTHLAVPFIGFMVLYVFLAVVVVALLWRQIAKSPRAVALGPGAGTAVEARP, translated from the coding sequence GTGACCGACCTCCTCGCAGCCCGCGCGCTCTTCGGCACCTCGCTCGCCTTCCACATCGTGTTCGCCGCCGTCGGCGTGGCCATGCCGCTGTTCATGGTGCTGGCCGAGTGGCGCTGGCGGCGCACCGGCTCGGAGGTCCACCTCGAGCTGGCGCGCCGCTGGGCCAAGGGCACCGCCATCCTGTTCGCGGTGGGCGCCGTCTCCGGCACGGTCATCTCGTTCGAGCTGGGGCTCCTCTGGCCGCGCTTCATGCAGTTCGCCGGGCCCATCATCGGCATGCCGTTCTCGCTGGAGGGCTTCGCGTTCTTCGCGGAGGCCATCTTCCTCGGCATCTACCTGTACGGCTGGGGCCGGGTCGGGCCGCGCCTGCACCTCGCCGCCGGGTGGGTGGTGGCGGCGAGCGGCGCCACCTCCGCGTTCTTCGTGACGCTCGCGAACGTCTGGATGAACGTGCCGGCCGGGTTCGAGCTCGGGGCGGGCGGCGTGGCGGCCGGCGCGGCCGCCATCGACCCGTTCGTCGCGATGTTCCCGCCCGGCTGGCAGCACCAGGTCATCCACGTCCTCATCTCGTGCTACGCGGCGACCGGCTTCGCGGTCGCGGGCATCCACGCGTTCATGCTGCTGCGCGAGCGCGACAACCCGTTCCACCGCGCCGCGCTCCGGATCGCGTTCGGCGTGGGCGCGGTCGCGGCGCTGCTCCAGCCCGTGTCGGGCGACTTCTCCGCCCGGCAGATCGCCACCACCCAGCCGGTGAAGCTCGCCGCGCTGGAGGGGCACTTCCGGACCGAGCGCGGCGCGCCGCTGCGCATCGGCGGCATCCCGGACGAGGAGCGGCGCGAGACGCCGTACGCGCTGGAGATCCCGTACGGTCTGTCGCTGCTCGCGTTCCACGACCCGCACGCCGAGGTGCTCGGGCTGGAGGCGTTCCCGCGCGACCGCTGGCCCAACACGCTGCTCGTCCACCTCGCGTTCCAGGTGATGGTCGGGCTGGGCTCGATCATGGCGCTGCTCGCGGCGGCCTGGGCCGTGCTCCGGGTGCGCGGCCGCGAGCCGGGGCGCTGGCTGCTGCGGGCGCTGGTGGTGGCCTCGCCGTTCGGGTTCCTGGCGCTCGAGGCGGGCTGGCTGGTGACGGAGTGGGGCCGCCAGCCGTTCACGGTGTGGGGCGTGCTGCGCACGGCCGACTCGGTGACGCCGGTGACCCACCTGGCGGTGCCGTTCATCGGGTTCATGGTGCTGTACGTGTTCCTCGCGGTGGTGGTGGTGGCGCTGCTCTGGCGCCAGATCGCGAAGAGCCCGCGCGCCGTCGCGCTCGGCCCCGGCGCCGGCACGGCGGTGGAGGCGCGGCCGTGA
- a CDS encoding ArsA family ATPase encodes MASFGLLDRRLLVVTGKGGVGKTTVCAALALLAARAGKRVLVCEVNATRERVAPLLGAPASGPFVREALPGIFTTNVTPHEAMREYGLMVLKFRTIYEAVFENRLVRYFLRMVPGLAELVMLGKVLHEVRAEEGGRPRWDLVLLDAPATGHAVQLLRVPSALVDTVPAGPLRHDAEWMQALLVDPARTGVALVTLPEEMPVNEVIELDGLVRGELGMAVAALVVNAMPPARFDAGEAAELARLAAAPPPLGPAAEAGRIQALRAEAAGRYLVRARAALDLPTTVLPLLPVAEWGPAAVEEIAAALAAAPPAEGRP; translated from the coding sequence GTGGCTTCCTTCGGCCTGCTCGACCGCCGCCTGCTCGTCGTGACCGGCAAGGGCGGCGTGGGCAAGACGACCGTCTGCGCCGCGCTCGCCCTGCTCGCCGCCCGCGCGGGCAAGCGCGTCCTGGTGTGCGAGGTGAACGCGACCCGCGAGCGGGTCGCCCCCCTGCTCGGCGCGCCTGCCTCGGGGCCCTTCGTCCGGGAGGCGCTGCCCGGGATCTTCACGACGAACGTGACGCCGCACGAGGCCATGCGCGAGTACGGCCTCATGGTCCTGAAGTTCCGGACCATCTACGAGGCGGTCTTCGAGAACCGGCTGGTGCGCTACTTCCTGCGCATGGTGCCGGGGCTCGCCGAGCTGGTGATGCTCGGCAAGGTGCTGCACGAGGTGCGCGCGGAGGAGGGCGGCCGGCCGCGCTGGGACCTGGTGCTGCTCGACGCGCCCGCCACCGGCCACGCCGTCCAGCTCCTGCGCGTCCCGTCCGCGCTGGTGGACACCGTGCCGGCCGGCCCGCTGCGCCACGACGCGGAGTGGATGCAGGCGCTGCTGGTGGACCCGGCGCGCACCGGCGTGGCGCTGGTCACGCTGCCGGAGGAGATGCCGGTCAACGAGGTCATCGAGCTCGACGGGCTGGTGCGCGGCGAGCTGGGCATGGCGGTGGCCGCGCTGGTGGTGAACGCCATGCCGCCGGCGCGCTTCGACGCGGGCGAGGCCGCGGAGCTGGCCCGCCTCGCCGCGGCCCCGCCGCCGCTCGGGCCCGCCGCCGAGGCCGGGCGGATCCAGGCGCTGCGCGCCGAGGCCGCCGGGCGGTACCTGGTGCGCGCCCGCGCCGCGCTCGACCTGCCCACCACCGTGCTGCCGCTGCTGCCGGTCGCGGAGTGGGGGCCGGCGGCGGTGGAGGAGATCGCGGCGGCGCTCGCGGCCGCGCCGCCCGCGGAGGGGCGCCCGTGA
- a CDS encoding LysR family transcriptional regulator: MDLDLLRVFAAVARTASFSAAARELRIPKSSASRAVARLEEELGVQLLFRTTRQVSLSAAGTGLYDRVAPLLQGLESALGELPEREEEPSGLLRVTAPVDIGIFFLAELTTRYTLRYPAVSVELDLSNRLVDLVAEGFDVALRVAPGLKDSTLVARKASPVQLQLFASPLYLARRGTPRAETELEAHDWVTFGTQARKLRLEGPRGTVEVTPRSRILCPELLFVREAMRAGAGIGLLPSFMAEQDLAAGTLVRVLPRLVRTGGNLYVVSPASRHVPRKVTAFRDLVLELVRSRPLGPPLP, translated from the coding sequence ATGGACCTCGACCTGCTCCGCGTGTTCGCCGCGGTGGCCCGCACCGCCAGCTTCTCCGCCGCCGCGCGCGAGCTCCGCATCCCGAAGTCGTCGGCGAGCCGCGCGGTGGCGCGGCTCGAGGAGGAGCTCGGGGTGCAGCTGCTGTTCCGCACCACGCGGCAGGTGTCGCTGAGCGCGGCCGGCACCGGGCTGTACGACCGGGTGGCGCCGCTGCTCCAGGGCCTCGAGAGCGCGCTCGGCGAGCTCCCGGAGCGCGAGGAGGAGCCCTCGGGGCTGCTGCGGGTCACCGCGCCGGTGGACATCGGCATCTTCTTCCTGGCCGAGCTCACCACGCGCTACACGCTCCGCTACCCGGCGGTCTCGGTGGAGCTCGACCTCAGCAACCGGCTGGTGGACCTGGTGGCGGAGGGCTTCGACGTCGCGCTGCGCGTCGCCCCCGGCCTGAAGGACTCGACGCTGGTGGCGAGGAAGGCCTCGCCCGTGCAGCTGCAGCTGTTCGCGTCGCCGCTCTACCTGGCGCGCCGCGGGACGCCGCGCGCCGAGACCGAGCTCGAGGCGCACGACTGGGTGACGTTCGGGACGCAGGCGCGCAAGCTGCGCCTCGAGGGGCCGCGCGGGACCGTCGAGGTGACGCCGCGCTCGCGGATCCTGTGCCCGGAGCTGCTGTTCGTGCGCGAGGCGATGCGGGCCGGCGCCGGCATCGGGCTGCTGCCCTCGTTCATGGCGGAGCAGGACCTGGCGGCCGGGACGCTGGTGCGCGTGCTGCCGCGCCTGGTCCGGACCGGCGGCAACCTGTACGTGGTGAGCCCCGCCTCGCGCCACGTCCCGCGCAAGGTGACCGCGTTCCGCGACCTGGTGCTGGAGCTCGTCAGGAGCCGGCCGCTCGGGCCGCCGCTGCCGTGA
- a CDS encoding polyhydroxyalkanoate synthesis regulator DNA-binding domain-containing protein, which yields MNDQHTEGTDTTAGVEPKVIKRYTNRKLYDTVESRYVTLDEIAEMIKGGAEVKIIDNRTKEDLTSITLAQIIFEEEKKTSKMSLETLRDLIRHGGEVAQRLVVGTQAELRGRVEAVRAAAEQRVQNLMARSQATSDRAKELMSASQEAMASLQRRVDERVRAAVDGVSSLSEVRRQLDEITTRLHELERKLEESAREDRPPPPPQEPPAAQ from the coding sequence ATGAACGACCAGCACACCGAAGGTACGGACACCACCGCCGGCGTCGAGCCCAAGGTCATCAAGCGGTACACGAACCGGAAGCTCTACGACACGGTCGAGTCCCGGTACGTCACGCTCGACGAGATCGCCGAGATGATCAAGGGCGGTGCCGAGGTCAAGATCATCGACAACCGCACCAAGGAGGACCTCACCTCCATCACCCTCGCGCAGATCATCTTCGAGGAGGAGAAGAAGACCTCCAAGATGAGCCTCGAGACGCTCCGGGACCTCATCCGCCACGGCGGCGAGGTGGCCCAGCGGCTGGTGGTGGGGACCCAGGCCGAGCTCCGCGGGCGGGTCGAGGCGGTGCGGGCCGCGGCCGAGCAGCGGGTCCAGAACCTGATGGCGCGCAGCCAGGCCACCAGCGATCGCGCCAAGGAGCTCATGTCCGCCTCGCAGGAGGCGATGGCGTCGCTGCAGCGCCGGGTGGACGAGCGGGTGCGCGCGGCCGTGGACGGCGTGTCCAGCCTGTCCGAGGTGCGCCGGCAGCTCGACGAGATCACCACGCGGCTGCACGAGCTGGAGCGGAAGCTGGAGGAGTCCGCGCGCGAGGATCGCCCGCCGCCCCCGCCCCAGGAGCCGCCCGCGGCCCAGTAG
- a CDS encoding Sec-independent protein translocase subunit TatA/TatB, producing the protein MTELLIVAFVALLVFGATRIPALGDALGRAVRGFRGAVRGDRGPGEPPRP; encoded by the coding sequence ATGACCGAGCTCCTCATCGTCGCCTTCGTCGCGCTGCTCGTCTTCGGCGCCACCCGGATCCCGGCGCTGGGGGACGCGCTGGGCCGGGCGGTGCGCGGGTTCCGGGGGGCCGTGCGCGGCGACCGCGGGCCCGGGGAGCCGCCCCGGCCCTGA
- a CDS encoding YceI family protein — protein MATTPWTVDVTHSAIHFWVRHMVISKVHGRFAKWTGTLDLDPQDLTAAKVDVKIDAASIDTQVADRDAHLRSADFLDVAKYPELTFRSRRVEKAGGGYRVVGDLTMHGVTREVTLDAEFAGIGKDPWGNERAGFSAKTALDRKEFGLAWNAALETGGVLVGEKVEITIELEAVKQAAKQADAA, from the coding sequence ATGGCCACCACCCCCTGGACCGTCGACGTCACCCACTCCGCCATCCACTTCTGGGTCCGCCACATGGTCATCTCGAAGGTGCACGGCCGGTTCGCGAAGTGGACCGGCACCCTGGACCTCGACCCGCAGGACCTCACCGCCGCGAAGGTGGACGTGAAGATCGACGCCGCCTCCATCGACACCCAGGTCGCCGACCGCGACGCGCACCTGCGCTCGGCGGACTTCCTCGACGTCGCGAAGTACCCGGAGCTCACGTTCCGCTCGCGCCGCGTCGAGAAGGCCGGCGGCGGCTACCGCGTGGTGGGCGACCTCACGATGCACGGCGTGACGCGCGAGGTGACGCTGGACGCCGAGTTCGCCGGCATCGGCAAGGACCCCTGGGGCAACGAGCGCGCCGGCTTCTCGGCGAAGACCGCGCTCGACCGCAAGGAGTTCGGGCTGGCGTGGAACGCGGCGCTCGAGACCGGCGGCGTGCTGGTGGGCGAGAAGGTGGAGATCACGATCGAGCTCGAGGCGGTGAAGCAGGCCGCGAAGCAGGCCGACGCGGCGTAG
- a CDS encoding zinc-ribbon domain-containing protein, with protein MIAHCTHCQAKFRIADDKIGPRGAKVRCSRCKTVFAVRRPDAPPAAPPPEPRPASIPPPGPALPGPADPFAEPAFAAGPDPFAADPFAPPRPAGVDRAPEPFGPDPFAGEPGAPRADPFALETPPTGFPGPEGADPFAFTHGDLPAPPGLADGPADPFAAAADAGDPFAAALAGAADPFAASVSPRRRAAAELPAGLAAPAPGAAPGGSSALPLTDLSDLLGDAPAPAPAAPPPLPAPAALAPEPLPPAGGLDLAFPPEPAPGLPAGLALELAAPSEPDASLEAPPPPPSMDLDLAGGPDLGLPGGPLSGADLALEERSTPAPARLDEAPIEDDPFARAAPWAPGADAGPNELSFADRGEETLALATEPSGPLAAPPPLPPEPPPPARVIAPAEPAEVPAREAPRPAGPRGGRLRSVAVNAAALAALLLVALAFRVAWRGDAPLEPGAFRPSSVLGAVGLGERAAGPLSVVEVRSGLYDRARGGPVLFVRGKVVSRAPSPVARARVEVELVRDGQVIARGAAPAGAVATPEELHGAGGPAELEAVVRAAAARAPAQLRPGESLPFLVVLPDAPDDLAGATVRVAATGGVAAAAR; from the coding sequence ATGATCGCCCACTGCACCCACTGCCAGGCGAAGTTCCGGATCGCCGACGACAAGATCGGACCGCGCGGCGCCAAGGTGCGCTGCTCGCGGTGCAAGACGGTGTTCGCGGTCCGCCGGCCCGATGCGCCGCCGGCCGCTCCGCCGCCGGAGCCCCGCCCGGCGTCCATCCCGCCGCCCGGCCCGGCGCTCCCCGGCCCGGCCGATCCCTTCGCGGAGCCCGCGTTCGCGGCGGGGCCGGACCCGTTCGCCGCCGATCCCTTCGCGCCTCCTCGCCCGGCCGGTGTGGACCGGGCACCCGAGCCGTTCGGCCCGGATCCGTTCGCTGGCGAGCCGGGGGCGCCGCGCGCCGATCCGTTCGCGCTCGAGACGCCGCCCACCGGCTTCCCGGGGCCCGAGGGCGCCGATCCCTTCGCGTTCACGCACGGTGATCTCCCGGCGCCGCCCGGGCTCGCCGACGGTCCGGCCGATCCGTTCGCGGCGGCGGCCGACGCCGGGGATCCGTTCGCCGCGGCGCTCGCGGGCGCCGCCGACCCGTTCGCCGCGTCCGTGTCGCCGCGCCGCCGCGCCGCCGCCGAGCTTCCCGCGGGCCTGGCCGCCCCCGCCCCCGGCGCCGCGCCGGGCGGCTCGTCGGCGCTGCCGCTCACCGATCTCTCCGACCTGCTCGGCGACGCGCCCGCCCCGGCTCCCGCCGCGCCACCTCCGCTCCCCGCGCCGGCAGCGCTCGCGCCGGAGCCGCTGCCGCCGGCGGGCGGCCTCGACCTCGCGTTCCCGCCCGAGCCCGCCCCCGGGCTGCCGGCCGGCCTCGCCCTGGAGCTCGCCGCTCCCTCCGAGCCGGACGCGTCGCTCGAGGCGCCGCCGCCGCCCCCGTCGATGGACCTCGATCTCGCCGGCGGCCCGGACCTCGGCCTGCCGGGCGGGCCGCTGTCCGGCGCGGACCTGGCGCTGGAGGAGCGCTCGACGCCGGCGCCGGCGCGTCTGGACGAGGCGCCGATCGAGGACGATCCGTTCGCCCGGGCCGCGCCCTGGGCGCCGGGCGCGGACGCGGGCCCGAACGAGCTCTCCTTCGCCGATCGCGGCGAGGAGACGCTGGCCCTCGCCACGGAGCCGTCCGGGCCGCTCGCGGCGCCGCCTCCGCTCCCGCCGGAGCCTCCCCCGCCCGCCAGGGTGATCGCGCCCGCGGAGCCGGCGGAGGTGCCGGCGCGCGAGGCCCCGCGGCCGGCGGGGCCGCGCGGCGGGCGGCTGCGCTCGGTCGCGGTGAACGCCGCGGCGCTCGCCGCGCTCCTGCTGGTGGCGCTCGCGTTCCGGGTGGCGTGGCGCGGGGACGCGCCGCTCGAGCCGGGCGCGTTCCGGCCCTCGTCGGTGCTGGGCGCGGTGGGCCTGGGGGAGCGGGCCGCCGGGCCGCTCTCGGTGGTCGAGGTGCGCAGCGGGCTCTACGACCGCGCGCGCGGCGGCCCGGTGCTGTTCGTGCGCGGCAAGGTCGTCTCGCGCGCGCCGTCGCCGGTGGCCCGCGCGCGCGTGGAGGTGGAGCTCGTCCGCGACGGCCAGGTGATCGCGCGCGGCGCCGCGCCGGCCGGCGCCGTCGCGACGCCCGAGGAGCTCCACGGCGCCGGAGGCCCCGCGGAGCTCGAGGCGGTGGTCCGCGCCGCCGCGGCGCGCGCGCCCGCCCAGCTCCGCCCCGGCGAGTCCCTGCCGTTCCTGGTCGTGCTGCCGGACGCGCCGGACGACCTCGCCGGCGCCACGGTGCGCGTGGCCGCGACCGGCGGCGTGGCGGCGGCCGCCCGATGA
- the ygiD gene encoding 4,5-DOPA dioxygenase extradiol: MERQGAGRRMPVLFVGHGSPMNAVEDNRWSRAFRGLAPLLPRPRAILAVSAHFVTAGSLLTGQERPETLHDFGGFPDALYRVRYPAPGAPELARRAAALVAGDGARVVDGWGLDHGTWSVLVHAFPAADVPVVQLSIDAELDAAGHLALGRALAPLRDEGVLVMGSGNLVHDLRHAFAALRRGDATPPAWAARFDADAAAALERHDTRWLVDAIGSPDGRRAHPTPEHYLPLLYAAGAAGADPVRFPITGFDMGSLSMRAALFG, translated from the coding sequence ATGGAACGGCAGGGAGCGGGGCGGCGCATGCCGGTGCTGTTCGTGGGGCACGGCTCGCCCATGAACGCCGTCGAGGACAACCGGTGGAGCCGCGCGTTCCGCGGCCTCGCGCCGCTGCTCCCGCGCCCGCGCGCCATCCTGGCGGTGTCCGCGCACTTCGTCACCGCCGGCAGCCTCCTCACCGGCCAGGAGCGGCCCGAGACCCTCCACGACTTCGGCGGCTTCCCCGACGCGCTGTACCGCGTCCGCTACCCGGCCCCGGGCGCTCCGGAGCTGGCGCGGCGCGCGGCGGCGCTGGTCGCGGGGGACGGCGCCCGCGTGGTGGACGGCTGGGGCCTCGACCACGGCACCTGGAGCGTGCTCGTGCACGCGTTCCCGGCGGCCGACGTGCCGGTGGTGCAGCTCTCCATCGACGCGGAGCTGGACGCGGCCGGCCACCTCGCGCTGGGCCGGGCGCTCGCGCCGCTCCGCGACGAGGGCGTGCTGGTGATGGGCAGCGGCAACCTGGTGCACGACCTGCGGCACGCCTTCGCCGCCTTGCGCCGGGGCGACGCCACCCCGCCGGCGTGGGCCGCCCGCTTCGACGCGGACGCGGCCGCCGCGCTGGAGCGGCACGACACGCGCTGGCTGGTGGACGCGATCGGGAGCCCGGACGGGCGGCGCGCGCACCCCACGCCCGAGCACTACCTGCCGCTGCTCTACGCGGCGGGGGCGGCGGGCGCGGACCCGGTGCGGTTCCCCATCACCGGGTTCGACATGGGCTCGCTGTCGATGCGCGCCGCGCTGTTCGGCTAG
- a CDS encoding ArsA family ATPase: MTTVRESLGGRRVAVCVGAGGVGKTTAAAALALSRALEGGKVLVCTIDPARRLANALGLATLGNVESRVPEHKLAEAGLRPRGELWAMMLDVKRTWDDLVARHAPDPARRDRILRNRLYQQMSAALAGSQEYMAMEKLYELSTDRDYDLIVLDTPPTAHALDFLDAPDRILDFLGNETARALLAPALGAGRFGLRLAQLGGGYVAKTLARFTGQQVLSDLGDFLQGFQGMYDGFKERAGEVRAMLARPETGFVLVASPAAAAIEEALAFHERLHAESMPVAGLVVNRLTPDLWPAATPLPRAAELAAPLAAAAASAPDLGARLAATLAEHQAMAAAERRSLAGLLARIGAAHALVPRLEGDVHDLAGLARMADRL; encoded by the coding sequence GTGACCACCGTGCGCGAGAGCCTGGGCGGCCGCCGCGTGGCGGTGTGCGTCGGCGCCGGCGGGGTGGGCAAGACCACCGCCGCGGCGGCGCTGGCGCTCTCGCGCGCGCTGGAGGGCGGGAAGGTGCTGGTGTGCACCATCGACCCGGCCCGGCGGCTCGCGAACGCGCTCGGGCTGGCCACGCTCGGCAACGTCGAGTCGCGCGTCCCCGAGCACAAGCTCGCCGAGGCCGGGCTGCGGCCGCGCGGCGAGCTGTGGGCCATGATGCTCGACGTGAAGCGCACCTGGGACGACCTGGTGGCGCGCCACGCGCCGGACCCGGCCCGCCGCGACCGCATCCTGCGGAACCGGCTGTACCAGCAGATGTCCGCCGCGCTGGCCGGGTCGCAGGAGTACATGGCGATGGAGAAGCTCTACGAGCTCTCCACCGACCGCGACTACGACCTCATCGTGCTCGACACCCCGCCCACCGCGCACGCGCTCGACTTCCTGGACGCGCCGGACCGGATCCTCGACTTCCTGGGCAACGAGACCGCCCGCGCGCTGCTCGCGCCGGCGCTCGGGGCGGGCCGGTTCGGGCTCCGGCTGGCCCAGCTCGGCGGCGGCTACGTGGCGAAGACGCTGGCGCGCTTCACCGGCCAGCAGGTCCTGTCCGACCTGGGCGACTTCCTGCAGGGCTTCCAGGGCATGTACGACGGCTTCAAGGAGCGCGCCGGCGAGGTGCGCGCCATGCTCGCCCGGCCCGAGACCGGGTTCGTGCTGGTGGCGTCCCCGGCGGCCGCGGCCATCGAGGAGGCGCTGGCCTTCCACGAGCGCCTTCACGCGGAGTCGATGCCGGTGGCGGGGCTGGTGGTGAACCGGCTCACCCCGGACCTGTGGCCGGCGGCGACGCCGCTGCCGCGCGCCGCCGAGCTGGCCGCGCCGCTCGCCGCCGCCGCGGCGAGCGCGCCCGACCTGGGGGCGCGGCTCGCGGCCACCCTGGCCGAGCACCAGGCGATGGCGGCCGCGGAGCGGCGCTCGCTCGCCGGGCTCCTCGCCCGGATCGGCGCGGCGCACGCGCTGGTGCCCCGCCTCGAGGGCGACGTGCACGACCTGGCGGGCCTGGCCCGGATGGCGGACCGGCTGTGA